The genomic region AGGGTTGAGCCGTGACCGGGTCACCGCCCGCGCCCCGCGTGAGCATCGGGCTGCCCGTCTACAACGGCGCCGACTACCTCGCCCAGTCCCTCGACGCGCTGCTCGGGCAGAGCTTCGAGGACCTCGAGGTCGTCGTGTCCAGCAACGCCTCGACCGACGACACCGACGACCTCGTGCGCGAGCGCGCCGCCAGTGACCCCCGGGTGCGCTTCGAACGGCTGGAGACCAACCTGGGAGCCGCGGCCAACCACGACGTCGTCCTGCGGCGCGCCCGCGGCGAGCTCTTCAAGTGGGCCTCGGCCGACGACCTCTACGCCGTCGACCTGGTCGAGCAGTGCGTGCGCCTGCTCGACGCCCACCCCGACGCCGTGCTGGCCCACTCGTGGACCGCCGCCGTCGACGAGACGGGCGCCGTGGTGCAGGCCCACGAGTACCCGCTGCTGACCAACTCGCGCCGGCCCTCCCGGCGCTTTCGCAGCATGCTCCTCGACGGCGACCGGATGCCCGGGGCGATCCGGGCCGACGACTTCTACGGGTTGGTGCGCGCCGACGTGCTCAGGCGGGTCCGCCCGCACGGCAGCTTCTACCGCGCCGACCACGTCTTCGTCAGCGAGCTGGTCCTGCAGGGGCGCTTCGTGCAGGTGCCCGACTGGCTCTACTTCCGTCGCCACCACGGCGGCCGGCTCTCGCACGACGAGGCGACCGTGCGCTCGTGGTGCGCCTCGCTCGACCCGCGGCGCGCCGACCGGCTGCGCAACCCGACCGTGCGGCTGGTGGGGGAGATGTTCACCGGCTACCTAGGCGCGGTGCAGCGCTCGGCGCTGAGCCCTGCGGAGAAGCGGGCCTGCGTGCGCCACCTGGCGCGGTGGGCGGCCTCGCGGGCGGGGCGGCGCATCGGCGGCGCCGACCCCGGCGTGCCGGCCGAGGAGTACGACGTCGTGCCGCAGCGCCGCGACCTGGCGAGCCGGGTCGTGGCGGGGCAGGGGGCCCGGCCGTGAGCCAGGCCGACCGCCGCCTGCGCGTCGGGTTCCTGGGCCGGCTGGGCGCCGGCAACCTGGGCAACGACGCCAGCCTCGAGGTGGTGCTGGGCCTGGTGCGCTCGCGTCGTCCCGACGCCGTGCTCGACGCCATGTGCTCGGGACCCGAGGTCGTGCGCGAGCGCTACGACCTGCCCGCCGTCGAGCTGCACCGCGCCCTGCGCGGGCCCACCGCCTGGCGGGTGCTCGCCGGGCTCGGGGTCGACGCCGTCCGCATCGGGCGGTGGGTGCGCCAGCACGACGTCGTGCTCGTGCCCGGCATGGGCACGCTGGAGTCGACGCTGCACGAGCGTGCCTGGCAGATGCCCTGGACCCTGCTGGTGATGGCCGCCAGCGGACGGCTCTGGCGCACCCGGGTGGCCCTCGTGGGCGTCGGGGCCGGGGCGGTGCCCGAGCCGGTCCAGCGTCGGATGCTGGTGGGTGCCGCCCGCCTGGCGCACTACCGCTCCTTCCGCGACGAGCGCTCCCGCGACGACCTGCGGCGGATGGGCCTGCGCACCGACGACGGGGTCTTCCCCGACGTGGTCCTGGCCCTGCCGGTGCCGGCGGGACCGGGGGCGAGGCCGCGCAGCGTCGGACTCGGGGTGATGGCCTGGTCCGGCAGCAACGGTGAGCGCGCGCAGGCCGAGCGCCTGCACGCGGCGTACGTCGCCGAGATGGGGCGCGTGGTCGAGCGGCTGCTCGAGCGCGGCTACGACGTCAGCGTGCTGGTCGGTGACGGCGACGACGTGCCGGTGGCCCGGGCCCTGGTGGCCGGGGCCCGCGACGAGCGGGTGCGGCTGCTGGTGCCCACGACCCCGGACGAGCTGGTCGAGGCGGTCGCGTCGGTCGAGGTGGTGGTGGCCGCGCGCTACCACAACGTGGTCGGGGCGCTGCGCAGCGCGACCCCGGTCGTGGCGCTGTGCTACGCGCCCAAGCACCGCGACCTGATGGCCCTGATGGGGGTCGAGGAGCTGTGCCACGACCTGCGCGGCCTCGACGCGGCGAGGCTGGTGGACCACGTCGACGAGGTGCACCGCGACCGCGAGGCCCTGCGCGCCCGCCTCGAGCGGCGCCTCGACGAGCTGGCCCCGGTCTTCGAGCGGCACTTCGACGAGGTGGCCGCGAGGGTGCTGGGCGCCGGCAGCGAGGTGGTCGCATGAGCGGCGTGCCGGTCGGGCGCGCGGCCCTGCTGCGCACCGTGGGCCGGCTGGGCTGGGGGGTCGCCGACCAGGGGGTCTCGAGCGTCAAGAACTTCGTGCTCGGGGTGTTCGTGGCCACCAC from Nocardioides salarius harbors:
- a CDS encoding polysaccharide pyruvyl transferase family protein: MSQADRRLRVGFLGRLGAGNLGNDASLEVVLGLVRSRRPDAVLDAMCSGPEVVRERYDLPAVELHRALRGPTAWRVLAGLGVDAVRIGRWVRQHDVVLVPGMGTLESTLHERAWQMPWTLLVMAASGRLWRTRVALVGVGAGAVPEPVQRRMLVGAARLAHYRSFRDERSRDDLRRMGLRTDDGVFPDVVLALPVPAGPGARPRSVGLGVMAWSGSNGERAQAERLHAAYVAEMGRVVERLLERGYDVSVLVGDGDDVPVARALVAGARDERVRLLVPTTPDELVEAVASVEVVVAARYHNVVGALRSATPVVALCYAPKHRDLMALMGVEELCHDLRGLDAARLVDHVDEVHRDREALRARLERRLDELAPVFERHFDEVAARVLGAGSEVVA
- a CDS encoding glycosyltransferase family 2 protein translates to MTGSPPAPRVSIGLPVYNGADYLAQSLDALLGQSFEDLEVVVSSNASTDDTDDLVRERAASDPRVRFERLETNLGAAANHDVVLRRARGELFKWASADDLYAVDLVEQCVRLLDAHPDAVLAHSWTAAVDETGAVVQAHEYPLLTNSRRPSRRFRSMLLDGDRMPGAIRADDFYGLVRADVLRRVRPHGSFYRADHVFVSELVLQGRFVQVPDWLYFRRHHGGRLSHDEATVRSWCASLDPRRADRLRNPTVRLVGEMFTGYLGAVQRSALSPAEKRACVRHLARWAASRAGRRIGGADPGVPAEEYDVVPQRRDLASRVVAGQGARP